In Candidatus Methylomirabilota bacterium, one DNA window encodes the following:
- a CDS encoding Spy/CpxP family protein refolding chaperone, translated as MRTTVLFRAAALLTLSALAVSTAAFAQEPKRAHARHHAWEERLQQRLGLTDQQVQAIREIRTRNAEARKQHWQQMRAAQTELRRLVLIEADQASIDAKQAEVQQLAAAGVEQRVKMLQAITPVLTPEQREAFAKLGEGRGHFHKRAPDRS; from the coding sequence ATGAGAACCACCGTATTGTTCCGGGCCGCCGCGCTGCTGACCCTCAGCGCCCTCGCGGTATCGACGGCCGCCTTCGCGCAGGAGCCCAAGCGGGCGCACGCTCGACATCACGCCTGGGAGGAGCGGCTCCAGCAGCGGCTGGGGCTCACCGATCAGCAGGTCCAGGCAATCCGCGAGATCCGCACGCGTAACGCCGAGGCCCGCAAGCAGCACTGGCAGCAGATGCGGGCAGCCCAGACCGAGCTCCGCCGCCTCGTTCTGATCGAAGCCGACCAGGCCAGCATCGACGCCAAGCAGGCCGAGGTGCAGCAGCTGGCCGCGGCTGGGGTGGAGCAGCGCGTGAAGATGCTCCAGGCGATCACCCCGGTGCTCACCCCGGAACAGCGGGAAGCGTTCGCCAAGCTCGGGGAGGGCCGCGGGCACTTCCACAAGCGCGCGCCTGACCGCTCCTAA
- the sppA gene encoding signal peptide peptidase SppA, which produces MPVRWAVCAIFLLLAGCSVVSLDLTPPIRPLEETTVEGRGDAKVLLLDISGILSDEAVTPVLTLGSPPARVPLLVRIREELKKAQEDPKVRALVVRINSPGGTVTASDIVYRELQLFRERAKIPMVAALMDVAASGGYYVALAADTIIAHPTTVTGSIGTIMVNVNAEGLMQKIGVAATTIKSGEHKDMGSPFRPLTGEERTILQSVIDDLHRQFVAKVAERRRLSADAAGRLADGRVFTAQQALTHGLVDRLGYMPDALALARQAAGVSEARVVVYRRPRQYRATYYARAEGASGGLEASVSGLAALAAPGPRFLYLWWP; this is translated from the coding sequence GTGCCTGTCCGGTGGGCCGTCTGCGCGATCTTCCTCTTGCTGGCCGGCTGCTCGGTCGTCTCGCTCGACCTCACGCCGCCCATCCGCCCGCTGGAAGAGACGACGGTCGAGGGCCGGGGCGACGCCAAGGTCCTGCTCCTCGACATCTCGGGCATCCTCAGCGACGAGGCGGTGACGCCGGTGCTCACGCTCGGCTCGCCCCCCGCGCGCGTTCCCCTGCTCGTCCGCATCCGTGAAGAGCTCAAGAAGGCCCAGGAGGATCCGAAGGTGCGGGCGCTGGTCGTGCGGATCAACAGCCCGGGCGGCACGGTGACCGCCTCCGACATCGTGTACCGGGAGCTGCAGCTCTTCCGGGAGCGGGCCAAGATCCCGATGGTGGCGGCCCTCATGGACGTGGCCGCGTCCGGCGGCTACTACGTCGCCCTGGCCGCCGACACGATCATCGCGCACCCGACGACTGTGACCGGCTCCATCGGGACGATCATGGTGAACGTCAACGCCGAAGGGCTCATGCAGAAGATCGGCGTGGCGGCCACCACGATCAAGTCCGGCGAGCACAAGGACATGGGCAGCCCTTTCCGTCCCCTCACCGGCGAGGAACGGACGATCTTGCAGTCGGTGATCGACGATCTGCACCGCCAGTTCGTGGCCAAGGTGGCCGAGCGCCGGCGGCTGTCTGCCGACGCCGCGGGCCGGCTGGCCGACGGCCGCGTGTTCACGGCCCAGCAGGCCCTGACCCACGGCCTCGTCGACCGTCTCGGCTACATGCCGGACGCGCTGGCCCTGGCCCGGCAAGCGGCCGGCGTGAGCGAAGCGCGCGTTGTGGTCTACCGGAGGCCGCGGCAGTACCGCGCGACGTACTACGCACGGGCCGAGGGCGCCAGTGGGGGGCTCGAGGCGAGCGTGTCCGGCCTCGCCGCCCTGGCCGCACCCGGGCCGCGCTTCCTCTATCTGTGGTGGCCTTGA
- a CDS encoding enoyl-CoA hydratase-related protein: MGSVLYEQKDRVVTITINRPEAMNAIDPETQQALVEAWMRFRDDDSAWVAILTGAGDRAFSAGADLKKMMPAALSGGRGYDPVHHGSYGLGGITRGLEIFKPMIAAINGFCLAGGLEQALACDIRIAASHARFGLTEVRWAIMPGAGGTQRLPRTVGLTRALQMILTGEQIDAAEALRIGLVNSVVAPSELMPAAHAVAATLCERGPLALRAAKEAVIRGLSLPLPDGLRLEAFLAGTLRGTEDAVEGPRAFAEKRVPQFKAR; the protein is encoded by the coding sequence ATGGGGAGCGTCCTCTACGAGCAGAAGGACCGGGTCGTCACCATCACCATCAACCGTCCGGAAGCCATGAATGCGATCGACCCCGAGACGCAGCAGGCGCTGGTCGAGGCCTGGATGCGGTTTCGTGACGACGACTCGGCCTGGGTCGCGATCCTGACCGGCGCCGGCGATCGGGCCTTCTCGGCCGGCGCCGACCTCAAGAAGATGATGCCCGCCGCCCTGTCGGGCGGGCGCGGCTACGACCCGGTGCACCACGGCAGCTACGGCCTGGGAGGCATCACCCGCGGGCTGGAGATCTTCAAGCCCATGATCGCCGCGATCAACGGCTTCTGTCTGGCCGGCGGCCTGGAGCAAGCGCTGGCCTGCGACATCCGCATCGCGGCCTCCCACGCGCGCTTCGGCCTCACCGAGGTCCGGTGGGCCATCATGCCCGGCGCCGGCGGGACCCAGCGGCTGCCACGAACGGTCGGACTCACCAGGGCCCTGCAGATGATCCTCACCGGCGAGCAGATCGACGCCGCCGAGGCCCTCCGCATCGGCCTCGTCAACAGCGTGGTGGCGCCGTCCGAGCTCATGCCCGCCGCGCACGCCGTGGCGGCGACGCTCTGCGAGCGGGGGCCGCTGGCGCTGCGCGCCGCCAAGGAGGCGGTGATCCGCGGCCTGTCGCTGCCGCTGCCAGACGGCCTCAGGCTGGAGGCGTTCCTGGCCGGCACGCTGCGCGGCACCGAGGACGCCGTCGAGGGGCCGCGGGCCTTCGCCGAGAAGCGCGTGCCTCAGTTCAAGGCGCGGTGA
- a CDS encoding CoA pyrophosphatase has translation MTTAELVGRTRARLEHRARRTAPPGRLVPAAVLVPIVDRGEPYLVFAKRTERVGHHKGQIAFPGGIVDPDDGSFLAAALRECEEEIGLPRHAVEALGVLDDIETVATQFVVTPFVGLVRESVAWRPDGEEIERVIEVPWSALRDPRRFRVEHWERDGVRRPVYFYEWDGETIWGATARIVKHYLDLVQEP, from the coding sequence ATGACCACCGCCGAGCTGGTCGGGCGCACCCGCGCCCGCCTGGAGCACCGGGCCCGCCGGACAGCGCCGCCCGGACGCCTGGTGCCGGCCGCAGTGCTGGTGCCGATCGTCGACCGCGGCGAGCCCTACCTGGTCTTCGCCAAGCGCACCGAGCGGGTGGGACACCACAAGGGACAGATCGCCTTCCCCGGCGGGATCGTCGACCCCGACGACGGCTCGTTCCTCGCGGCCGCCCTGCGGGAGTGCGAGGAGGAGATCGGGTTGCCGCGGCACGCGGTCGAGGCCCTGGGCGTGCTCGACGACATCGAGACGGTGGCCACCCAGTTCGTCGTCACGCCCTTCGTCGGGCTCGTCCGGGAGAGCGTCGCCTGGCGGCCGGATGGTGAGGAGATCGAGAGGGTCATCGAGGTGCCCTGGTCGGCGCTGCGGGATCCGAGGCGCTTCCGGGTGGAGCACTGGGAGCGGGACGGGGTCCGCCGCCCCGTGTACTTCTACGAGTGGGACGGCGAGACGATCTGGGGGGCGACCGCGCGCATCGTCAAGCACTACCTCGATCTCGTCCAGGAGCCGTGA